The Haloarcula sp. H-GB4 genome segment GTGTTTGTGCTCACTTTTCGACTTGTGGACGTCCGATGGCCGCACGTCGAGTTCTTGATACGCGTCGAACAGTTCCGGATCGACTGAGTCCATGTCGTCGCGGAAGTACTGCATAATCGTCACCATCTGCTCGTGTAGCTCAAGAAGCTCGTCTTTGTGCATGGCTACAGTATGCGGTGGCACGTGCATAAGAATTGCTTGAGAAGGGATACCAGACGCTCACGCCTGTATTTTCAGAAGACGTACTCGTCGTCGTGGCCCATCATGCCGTCTTCTTCGAACCCTGGTTCCTCGTCTTCATCCTGTGGTCCGGAGGTTTTGTACGCCTTGAGCCCGGTCGACAGGAGGTCCTCGATAGCTTCCTCACGATTGAGGAACTCGCCTTTCTCGACGAGCTGCGCGATCTGCATCTCCAGGTGTTCCGGGATATTGATCTCTACCTTAGGCATCGCAACATAGGGGGCTTCGACTATGCCCTATTTAAACTTGACGGGGGTATGTTCGTAGATTGCGGAATTACAATTGTAGAACTGAGAGAGGAACTTTGTGAACCCAAATATTAATTTCTGCGAATCAGAATCCGATTACTGCAATGTCGCGTGGCGGGTCAGAACGGCGTGAAATCGGCCGCACCACGATGGCGGCCCGATTCCGAGCCCCACTATGTGGAATCGAGCGTATAGTTAGGCTCAAAGGTGCGCAATCCTAAGGCATGGCTGATGGAACCACTGCGTGGTGACGAGACGACGGTTGGTGAGACAACGGTCGTCGCACGCGGGTGTCGCCTCGACGATGCACCGGTGCGGGCAATACTGGAGACGGACGCTCGCCCCCGGTTCTTCTGGGCGGCCGGTACAGAGTCAATTGCGGCCCGCGGGAGCGCGGCGACTGTGACTGCCGACGGGCAGTCGCGGTTCGACGATGTGCGGACAGCAGTCGAAGCACTGTTCGATGACTGCTCAGTGCCCGATAGCCTCCCGAGCATCGCTCGACCGCGAGCATTCGGCGGGTTCGCTTTCCACAACGGAACACACGAAGGGGAGGACTCTCCCTGGGATGGGTTCCCCAGTGCGGCGTTTTTCCTCCCGGAAATACAGGTAACCAGAAGGGACGACGATGCCTGGCTCACAACGGTCGCGACAGGACCTGAGGCCGCGACCGAAGCGGAGGCGCTACTGGAGGAATGGCGCGACCGACTGGTCGCAGACTCCGAGCGCAGTCCGGGTACGCCGCCGGGAATCTCACACCGGGAGCGCACGCCAACACAGGACGGCTGGCGCGAGCAGGTGGCGGCTGCCACAGAGAGTATCGACCGGGGCGAGCTCCAGAAGGTCGTGCTCGCCCAGAGCCTCAGCGCCACACTAGACACGGAGCTATCGGTCCCAGACGTGATGGCCCGATTGTCCAAGACGTACCCGGACTGCTACCGATTCATGTTATCGACAGAATCCGGTGGCACTTTCTTCGGGGCCACGCCGGAGCGGCTGGTCTCGGTCCGCGGGCGAACCGTCCGGACAGAGGCGCTGGCTGGCTCGACGGGACGGGGTGACACGCCCGCCGAGGACGAGTGGCTTGCCGCCGAGCTCCTCGACAGCGAGAAAGACCGCCACGAACAGAAGCTCGTCGCCGACGCGATACGGGACCAGCTTGAACCGTTTGCCTCGACGGTTCGCATCGGCGACCGGACCGTCCGCCGGCTCGCCACGGTTCAGCACCTCCGGACATCGATAACAGCCGAACTCGACGACGACGAACACGTCCTCTCGCTGGTCGAGGCACTCCACCCGACACCGGCCGTCGGCGGGCTGCCACCGGACGCGGCGCTACGGACTATCCGTGAGACGGAGGCGTTTGACCGCGGCTGGTACGCCGCTCCGATCGGCTGGGTCGACGCTGCCGGCAACGGGACCTTCGCCGTCGGCATCCGTTCGGCCGTCGCCACGGAACACGAGGCGACGCTCTTTGCGGGCGCGGGCATCGTCGCGGACAGCGACCCCGACCGCGAGTGGGACGAGGTCCAGCTCAAATACCGGCCAATACTGGACGAGCTGGAATGACAGCCCCAAACGTCAACACGCTGTGGGCGGAGACGCTCGTTTCCGAACTCGCCGCGGGCGGCGTCGACGCGGTGTGTCTCTCGCCCGGTAGCCGCTCGACGCCGCTAACGATCGCATTCGCCGAGCATCCCGACATCGAGGTGTTCTCCCACCTCGACGAGCGCTCGGCGGCCTTCTTCGCACTGGGACGCGCCCGCCGAACCGGCGAGCCGACGCCGCTGGTCTGCACATCGGGGACCGCCGCGGCGAACTACCACCCAGCAGTCATCGAAGCGAACCAGTCGGGCGTCCCGCTGCTCCTGCTGACGGCGGACCGCCCGCCGGAACTCATCGACAGCGGCGCGAACCAGACTGTCGACCAAGAGAAACTGTATGGCGACGCCGTCCGCTGGTATCGCGATATGCCCGAACCCGAGGCCGAGCCGCGGAAGGTTCGGATGCTACGGACCACGGCAGCTCGCGCCCTCGCGGAGAGTACCGGTAATGACCCCGGTCCGGTTCACCTGAACTGTCGCTTCCGGAAGCCACTGGAGCCGACATCGGTGCCCGAGGACGACCCGGCGGGCGTGCCCGCCGACTGGGCAGATGGTGACAGCGCGGCCGAAATCGGCCGCGATGGCCCGTTTGTCACGACGAGCGAGGGCGTCGGTGCACCGGACGAGCAGACAGTGCGCCGCGTGCAGGACGCACTCGAGGCCGCCGAGCGAGGCCTCATCGTTGCCGGGCCGGCCGACCAGGGACTCAGTGCCGACTCGCTTGAACGGCTGGCGGCAGCCACGGGCTTCCCCGTTCTGGCGGACCCGCTGTCGGACCTCCGGTTCGGCCCCCACGTCGACCGCCTCGACGTGCCGGTCTGTGGCGGCTACGACAGCTATCTCGGAAGTGACGGCGTCGATCAGTGGGACGACCCCGATGTCGTCGTCCGGTTCGGTGCGTCGCCGACCTCGAAGCCGCTGCGTCACTACCTCCGGGACGCCGACTGCCAGCAGTTCCTCGTCGACCCGGCCGGCGGCTGGTCGGAGGCCGAGTTCACCGCCACGGACCTACTCGTTGCCGACCCCGACGCCACCGCAGATGCGCTCGCGGGCGAGACGCTGGGTGGCGTTGCAGCGTCGTGGCAAGAACAGTTCATTAGGGCGGAGCAAACCCACTGGGACACCGTTGCTGAAACCGCTTCGGAGACCTACTGGGAAGGGGGCGTCCTCGCAGATGTGACCGCGTTGGCCCCGGACCCGGCTACACTGTTCATCTCGAACAGTATGCCGATACGAGATATGGACCGCTTTGGCGGCCCCCGTGACGCTGACCTAACCGTACTTGGCAACCGCGGGGCCAGTGGTATCGACGGCATCACCTCAACGGCGCTTGGGGCCGGCAGCGCGACAACTGACCCACTCGTGCTCGTCACCGGCGATCTGGCGTACTACCACGACATGAACGGCCTGCTCGCGCTCGGCCGCTGTGCGGTAGACGCGACGGTCGTCCTGCTCAACAACGACGGCGGCGGCATCTTCCACATGCTGCCCATCGAGGACCACCCCACCTTTGAGAACCAGTTCCGAACGCCACACGGGCTCGATTTCGAGCCAACGGAGGCGCTCTATTCCTTGGAGTTCGAGCGGGTGGCCGACCGCCGACAGTTCCGCGAGCGCTTTGGCGACTCAGTCCGGAGCGATGGGACACAGGTCATCGAGGTCCGGTTCGACGCGGGCGACAGCCACGCGGTCAGAGACCGGCTTGCTGAACAGGTCGGGAAAGCCCTCGCTGACGACTGATCTGTTAGAGCCGGAGCACGGACGCCGTCAACAGCGACAGTCCGAACGGGAGCCACGTCCCCGACAGTGCGAGCGCTCCGATAAGTGAGAACGCACTGATGTTCAGCACGATCAGCAATACCGCCGTCGTCAGGCTCCAGCTCCCGAACACCATAATCGCGATAGTAGGCTCGGACTGGAGATAGCCGATCATGAAGAGGGTACAGGCCCCGATTGTCAGGTTGACCCACAGGGGGAACGCCGGAAGTAGCGCGCTGAACAACAGTACCGGATAGAGCGCGAATGTGATGGCAAACAGCGTCAGCCCCCGGCCGGTCGGCATCTCCAAGAGCGAGCCGCGTGACGGGGTGTCGGTCTGGCGGACGGAGTACGCGGATGACGAAGTCCAGGTGGCACCGCTGCCGGCGTTGTCGCTGAAGCCGCTGGTCGCGGTGGACCCGGAGCGCTGGGTCGACTCTGAGTTCGACGCCGTCGCCGTCTCACTGGCTGCGTCGGTCGATTGCTCGTTGCTCGACGACGCATCGGTGTCGGTAGTCGAGCGCCCATTTTTGTCCTCAGCGACGCGGTCTCTGGCGGCTCGTTCACGTCGTGCCCGATCTTGGGCGTTCGTCCGGGCTGTACCTCGGTCAGTGCTCGCTTCGGTTCGATCGGTTGCCGATTCAGATTCGTCATAGCCCGCGCGCCGTGCCGCTTCGGCTACGTCGCTGCCACTGTCGTCCGGTATGTTACGCTCGCCCGCAACATAGGCGTCGTGACCCAGCTGATCGTATCGCGCCCGCTCGTCTTCGTCGGTGAGCACGTCGCGGGCTTCGATGAGCCGCTGTGTCGCCTCGCCAGCGTCGGCGGCATCGCTCACGTCGGGGTGGGTTTCCTTCAGTCGCTCCCGGTAGGCCGCTTCGATAGCCGCCGTCGAGGCGTCAGTTGGAACGCCCAGCACCTCGTAGAATGTCTCTGTCATGCCGAGTGTAGCACCTGCGGGCGAGCGACCGACAGTAACTGCACGCGACCGCAGTCAGTCACTCGTTCTCTACGCCTCCTTCGGTCTCTGTGTTGTGTCCGTACGACTCCGACGGCTGCTGATGGTCCCCAGCGGACTCCGATTCACGGGTACGAGCCGACGCAAGCCGTTCCAGCGCCGTCGCGATCCGTTCGAGCGTGAACACGAACCGTACAACCAGATACAGGAGCCAGGGGACCACAGCCACAATCAGCCCGAGTAGAATCTGCTGGACGATAATGAGACTGTACACGACGATGAGGATGGAAAGGCCCGCAAGCATCCCCATCACCGCCTTTTTGTTCGATGTGGAGGGCATCGCTAGTCGGTTCGTGTGCGTGGCACCAAAGGGTTTCCTCCGCTGTGTGAGCCTGTACGAGGAATCTTTTTGCGAGGGCCGTCCCGAGCCACGGTATGGTCTCTGAAATATTCGACCCGGAGCGGTGGAGTGCCATCGACCGGTTCGACTTCACCGATATCACTTATCACCGCTCAACCGACACGGGTGCGGTCCGTATCGCCTTCGACCGCCCGGAGAAGCGCAACGCCTTCCGGCCGGAGACGGTCGACGAACTTGCGACGGCGCTGGACCACGCCAAGCGCCAGACCGACGTTGGCTGTGTCCTCCTGACCGGGAACGGCCCATCCGAGAAGGACGGCGGCTGGGCTTTCTGCTCCGGCGGCGACCAGGGTATTCGAGGTGAAAGCGGCTACGAGTACAGCGAGTCGCTACGCGACTCGGACACAGCGAGCGGGGAGCAAAGCGACCCGCGAGAGACGAGCGACGGCGTGGAAGATGACGCGCCGGAAAACGTCGGCCGGCTTCACATCCTCGAAGTACAGCGCCAGATCCGCCACATCCCCAAACCCGTCGTCGCCGTCGTCCCGGGGTGGGCCGTCGGCGGCGGCCACTCGCTGCACGTCGTCTGTGACCTCACGCTCGCCAGCGAGGAACACGCGAAGTTCCTCCAGACGGACCCCGACGTGGGGAGCTTCGACGGCGGCTTCGGCTCGGCGTATCTCGCACGGCAGGTGGGACAAAAGAAGGCCCGGGAAGTGTTCTTCCTCGGCAAGACCTACGATGCCGACGAAGCCGCCGACATGGGGATGGTCAACGACGTGGTGCCTCACGAAGACTTAGAAGATACTGCCATCGAGTGGGCCGAGCGGATGAACGAGAAGTCACCGACGGCGATGCGGATGCTCAAGTACGCGTTCAATCTGGACTCCGACGGCATGGTCGGACAGCAGGTGTTCGCCGGGGAGGCGACGCGGCTGGCCTACATGACCGACGAGGCTCAGGAAGGACGGGACGCGTTCAACGAGGGCCGCAACCCGGATTTCGACGACGTGCCGTGGCATTACTGACTCACGCCACGTAACCGCCGGTCAGTCCTCGTAAGCGAGGGTCATGACCCACTGCGAGAAGGTGTCGTCGTGGGGGTCGACTTCTTCGTCGCCGATAAAGGGCGAGAGCTGGTCACCGGCCATCAGAAGTGAGAAGTCGAGGTCGCGGGCCGCGGGTGTCAGGTAGTACGTGTTGTGCCCCTCGTACACCGTCTCCTCACGCTGGATGAGGTCCTTCTCGAACAGGGACTCGACGATTCGACTCCCCTTCCGCGAGGAGACGTCGAGTTCCTTCCAGAAGTCGCTCTGGTGGATGCCACCGGACTCACGAATCAGTTCGAGCCCGGCCCGCTCGCCGTCAGAAAGGTCCGCCTCCGACGCTGCTGAACTCATGTATTGTGTACACCGTGAGACGGCCGCTTAAATCTGACCTTCGACCGGGCGGTACGGCGTCCGGCATGGCGGCCCGGCCGCGTGCCGATACTCGTGGTCCGAACCAAGTGTGATGAGCGACGACGACCGCGTGCCGAAGCCGTCACCGTGGACGCAGACGCCGTACTCGTGGTCGCTGATGGTTTCGCCTGCCCGATCAATCCATTCGTCGGCGGATTCGCTGGGCTCCGGAACCAGCGCCTCGCGCAACCGCGTCGCGTTGGTCGCTTGCTCCTCGCCGGCATCGGGCCGATGGGCTGGAATCCGGTAGTCGCCGTCCGCGCCAACGTTGACGATGACGTGAACGCCGGGCTTGAAGTTCTGGACCGCGAGCTGGCCGTCCCATTCTAGCAGGACGGCAGCGTTCTCGTCTGCCAGCAGAAGGTTAAATCCCGAGTATTCGGCGTCTCTGGTCGCTTGCTCGACAGCACGGGCGGCTGACTCCGCGCTCTCGTGACTCAACGCGTCCCGGACAAGCAGGCCGCGCGAGCGGTCGCCGGCAAGGTCGGCGTCGACCCAGCGGTTCGTCACCGCCGCTAGCAGGCCGTGCTCGTTGTAGCCGATCCACGTCCCGTCGGCTTCTTCGTCGGCCGGCGCGACAACGCGACTGCCCCAGTGGCGCTGTTGTGGCGGCTGTGACGGCCTCTCGAGTCGCTCGTCGCGGTTCGCCGCGACCGCGACCGGCGTGCCGTCGAAGACCTGCCACGCGAGGACGATTGTACACACGGAACTCCATACGCTATCGACGTAGAAAACCGCTTGGCCGCGAGCCCCAATCCGCTATACGGATTCGTTCGACTCGCCGGCAGTCCCGAGGCGCGACCGGACGGCGGACCGGTCGACAGTCCCCGAGGCCGTCCGCGGGAGCGCATCGACTGCCCGCACCGTCTTTGGCACCTCGTACGGCGCGAGTCGCTCAGTGCAGTAGTCGCGAACCACTGCGGGCGATACGTCCCCGACGACTAGTGCGGCGACACGCTGTCCCCACTCCTCGTCCGGAAGGCCCACGACGGCCGCGTCCTCGACCATAGGGTGTTCACGAATGGTGCCGGCAACCGTCGATGCGTCGACATTCTCCCCGCCGGTCACGATCCGGTCGTCGACGCGGCCCTCGACCCAGAGACGACCGTCCGCGTCCCGATAGCCGATGTCGCCGGTCCGGAAACCGTGGTCGCTGAACGCGTCACCGTCGCCGTTCAGATAGCCCGGCGTGACCGTGGGGCCGTCGACGACTATCTCGCCGCGTTCACCGGGGTCACAGGCGGCCCCGTCGTCGACAACGGTCACGTCGGTGAACACGAGCGGCTGGCCGACGGTGCCGGCGTGTTCGAAGGCTGTCTCGGGCCGCGCCGTCGCTATCTGTGACGACGTCTCTGTCATCCCGTAGGTGGGACAGACCGGGACGTACCGCTCCCGACACCGTTCGATGAGTGTCTCGCTGGCCGGCCCGCCGCCGAGCAGGACGAACCGGAGCGAGGACGGCGGTTCCCAGCCCGCGTCCAGCAGCCGCGACAGCATCGTCGGCACCAGCGAGACGCCAGTCACCTCGTGTTTCGCAAACACCTGCTGTGTCGCGTTAGCGTCGAACGACCGCTGGACGACGGCCACAGTGCCGTATAGCGCGCTCCGGACGAACGGCGCCAGTCCGCCCATGTGGTAGGTCGGGAGGCAGACCAGCCAGCGGTCATCCGGAAGAACGCCGAGGCGGTACGATGACGCGACGGCGCTGGCGACGAGGTTGCCGACGGTCAGCTGGACGCCTTTCGGCTCGCTGGTGGTTCCAGAGGTAAAAATGACCAGTTGGGTGGCCGTCCGGGAGAGAGTCGCCGGGGTCACGTCGGTGGCTGTTTCGTCGGCCGAGACCGTCGCTGCTGTCTCGTCGGCGACAGCAGCCGCTGAAAGGTCTGCACCGACCGAAACGACGGGACAGCCGTCGATGTCACCCGCCAGCGACGCGGTGCTGTCCCCGCAGACCAGCAGGTCGGCGTCAACCGTCGAGAGCTGGCTCTGGAGCGTCCCCGTGTCGAGTTCGACGTTCAGCGGCGCGAGCGTCGCCCCCAGTCGCATCGCCGCAAACAGGAGCGTCCCGACTGCCGGCCGCGTCGGCAGGAGCGTCGCGACAGTGGCGTCCTGGGCGTCGATTCGCCGGTCGAGTTCAGCAGCCACCGCATCGACGGCGGCGTCGAGTTCCCGGTAGGTGACCGCGTTTCCGGAGGCCGCCGCGACCATCGCCGTCCGGTCAGGCGTCGTCTCGGCACGGTGCGTTACGAGATCCTCTGTCGGCCAGTTGAAAGGATCACGCATCGGGTTCCACCTCCGCCGGGTCGATGCCGAGGCCGGTCGACTGGGGAACCGACATCGATCCGTCAGTTACCGTTGTCGGGTCCGGCGCGAGGTCGGCGGCCAGTCGGTCGCCGGTCGCCAGACCGCACGCGGCCACATCGGGAATCGCGGCGGCGACGTGTAGCGCCGCAACGCGGGCGACGACGGCGTCGATAGTCGTCGTGACGACCGGCTTGACGCCCTGCTCGCGGGCCCGAAGTGCCAGCGTATGGGCGTTGCCGGGGCCGCCCAGCACCATCGGTTTCAGTATCAGTACGTCGGCCGCGTCGGCGTCGAGCACGCTGTCGACCCGGCGTTCGACAAGGGATTCATCGAGCGCGACACCGACACCGTTGCCCCGCAGCTCAGCGTGGCCGGCGAGGTCATCAGTCGGAAGCGGCTGTTCGACGTAGGCCACGTCCAGCGGCGCGAGGCGGTCGAAGGCGTCTTGCGCCTGGTCACGGGACCACGCGCCGTTGGCGTCGGCCCGCAGGGTCACACCGTCGCCCACCCGCTCGCGGACGGTCCGAACGCGCGCCACGTCTTCGTCGACGGTTCGCTTCCCGACCTTGAGCTTACAACAGTCGTAGCCGGCCGCGACCGCCCGCTCGACGGCGTCGGCGGTCTCAGCCGGTGACCCGTCGCCGACTGTCGCGTTGACCGGGACGCGATTACAGTGCCTCTCAGGCTCGAACCACTGGTACAGCGGCACGCAATCGGCCTTGGCGTCGGCGTCCAGTAGCGCGGTCGCAAAACCGTGTCGGGCGGCAGGAACCGATGCGGCGTCCAGCGACAGCAGGACATCCGTGTGCCCGCCGTCGGCCGCAACCGTGGCAGCGTCGTCAAGTCCATGGTGGCAGTCGTCAACGGACTCCGTCCAGCCCGGGAGCGGCGTAGCTTCGCCGACGCCGGTTTCGCCGCGGTGGTCGTAGCGAACGACGAACCCCGAGCGCTGGCTAATCGTCTCGCGGGCGGTGGCAAGCGGACTCGACAGCGGGAGCGAAAACGAATCGACCATCATAGTAGCTGTGTGGCAGCGAGACCCGCCGCGAACAGGACAGAGTGGGCGAACAGCGTCTGGCCGACCCGTTCGAGCGTCGGATTCAGTGCGTCGCCGTCGGTCTGTGTGAGGACTGTTTTCGAGATAGTCGACGCTAGTGGCAGCGTAAGCAGCGGGGCCAGTGCCGCCAGTCCGTACTGGCTGTCAAAGGCGAACACGACAGGGACGACGTAGGCCATCCCGACCATCAGGAGGAACTCGACGCGGCTCCATCCATAGCCAAGATAGACCGCTAACGTCTTTTTGCCCGTGGCGCGGTCCGTCTCGCGGTCGCGAATGTTGTTGACGACGAGAATCGCCGTCGACAGCCCGGCTGCTGGGAGACTGGCTGTAATGGCGGCGGCAGTGACCGATCCTGGGGGGAGCGTCATCGGAAACGTGCCGACGCCGCTTGCGCTCGCAACGGCCTGTACGTAGTATGTGCCGGTCACAGCGACGAGGCCGAAGTAGACGAACACGAACAGGTCGCCTAGGCCGCGGTAGCCATAGGGGAACGGACCGCCGGTGTAGAGAATTCCGGCGGCGATGCCTGAGAGGCCAACCACGACGATGGGCAGACCGCCGACAGCGACGAGATAGACGCCGATGACGACGGCGAGACCGTAGGTCGCTATCATCGCTCGCTTGACCTCCTCGGCATCGATGAGGCCGCCAGCGGTCACGCGGGTGAACCCCTCACGCTCATCGGTGTCGGCCCCCTTCACCGCATCGTAGTAGTCGTTCGCGAAGTTCGTTCCAATCTGGATAAGCAGCGCGCCCACCAGCGCCGCAACTGCCGGCACTGGAGCGAAGACGCCAGCGTGGACCGCCAGCCCCATTCCCACGATGACCGGCGCAGCCCCGGCAGGCAGTGTCTGTGGCCGTGCGGCCATCACCCACGCCTGTCGCTTCGAAACGTCCGCCGTCGCTGTACTCATTGGTGAAAACTGGGGACGCTATCCCCAAAGCGGCTGTGGTTCGACAGACACCCAAAATATGACCGGTTCCGAGACAGCAAGATCAGGGGAGTATCACAACC includes the following:
- a CDS encoding NRDE family protein; amino-acid sequence: MCTIVLAWQVFDGTPVAVAANRDERLERPSQPPQQRHWGSRVVAPADEEADGTWIGYNEHGLLAAVTNRWVDADLAGDRSRGLLVRDALSHESAESAARAVEQATRDAEYSGFNLLLADENAAVLLEWDGQLAVQNFKPGVHVIVNVGADGDYRIPAHRPDAGEEQATNATRLREALVPEPSESADEWIDRAGETISDHEYGVCVHGDGFGTRSSSLITLGSDHEYRHAAGPPCRTPYRPVEGQI
- a CDS encoding 1,4-dihydroxy-2-naphthoyl-CoA synthase, whose amino-acid sequence is MVSEIFDPERWSAIDRFDFTDITYHRSTDTGAVRIAFDRPEKRNAFRPETVDELATALDHAKRQTDVGCVLLTGNGPSEKDGGWAFCSGGDQGIRGESGYEYSESLRDSDTASGEQSDPRETSDGVEDDAPENVGRLHILEVQRQIRHIPKPVVAVVPGWAVGGGHSLHVVCDLTLASEEHAKFLQTDPDVGSFDGGFGSAYLARQVGQKKAREVFFLGKTYDADEAADMGMVNDVVPHEDLEDTAIEWAERMNEKSPTAMRMLKYAFNLDSDGMVGQQVFAGEATRLAYMTDEAQEGRDAFNEGRNPDFDDVPWHY
- a CDS encoding ribbon-helix-helix domain-containing protein produces the protein MPKVEINIPEHLEMQIAQLVEKGEFLNREEAIEDLLSTGLKAYKTSGPQDEDEEPGFEEDGMMGHDDEYVF
- a CDS encoding isochorismate synthase MenF — translated: MEPLRGDETTVGETTVVARGCRLDDAPVRAILETDARPRFFWAAGTESIAARGSAATVTADGQSRFDDVRTAVEALFDDCSVPDSLPSIARPRAFGGFAFHNGTHEGEDSPWDGFPSAAFFLPEIQVTRRDDDAWLTTVATGPEAATEAEALLEEWRDRLVADSERSPGTPPGISHRERTPTQDGWREQVAAATESIDRGELQKVVLAQSLSATLDTELSVPDVMARLSKTYPDCYRFMLSTESGGTFFGATPERLVSVRGRTVRTEALAGSTGRGDTPAEDEWLAAELLDSEKDRHEQKLVADAIRDQLEPFASTVRIGDRTVRRLATVQHLRTSITAELDDDEHVLSLVEALHPTPAVGGLPPDAALRTIRETEAFDRGWYAAPIGWVDAAGNGTFAVGIRSAVATEHEATLFAGAGIVADSDPDREWDEVQLKYRPILDELE
- the menD gene encoding 2-succinyl-5-enolpyruvyl-6-hydroxy-3-cyclohexene-1-carboxylic-acid synthase, which encodes MTAPNVNTLWAETLVSELAAGGVDAVCLSPGSRSTPLTIAFAEHPDIEVFSHLDERSAAFFALGRARRTGEPTPLVCTSGTAAANYHPAVIEANQSGVPLLLLTADRPPELIDSGANQTVDQEKLYGDAVRWYRDMPEPEAEPRKVRMLRTTAARALAESTGNDPGPVHLNCRFRKPLEPTSVPEDDPAGVPADWADGDSAAEIGRDGPFVTTSEGVGAPDEQTVRRVQDALEAAERGLIVAGPADQGLSADSLERLAAATGFPVLADPLSDLRFGPHVDRLDVPVCGGYDSYLGSDGVDQWDDPDVVVRFGASPTSKPLRHYLRDADCQQFLVDPAGGWSEAEFTATDLLVADPDATADALAGETLGGVAASWQEQFIRAEQTHWDTVAETASETYWEGGVLADVTALAPDPATLFISNSMPIRDMDRFGGPRDADLTVLGNRGASGIDGITSTALGAGSATTDPLVLVTGDLAYYHDMNGLLALGRCAVDATVVLLNNDGGGIFHMLPIEDHPTFENQFRTPHGLDFEPTEALYSLEFERVADRRQFRERFGDSVRSDGTQVIEVRFDAGDSHAVRDRLAEQVGKALADD
- a CDS encoding UPF0058 family protein codes for the protein MHKDELLELHEQMVTIMQYFRDDMDSVDPELFDAYQELDVRPSDVHKSKSEHKHAVFVLGNSLATAMSEDEFSDAGRVSKRMKELAEDAERKL
- a CDS encoding mandelate racemase/muconate lactonizing enzyme family protein; amino-acid sequence: MMVDSFSLPLSSPLATARETISQRSGFVVRYDHRGETGVGEATPLPGWTESVDDCHHGLDDAATVAADGGHTDVLLSLDAASVPAARHGFATALLDADAKADCVPLYQWFEPERHCNRVPVNATVGDGSPAETADAVERAVAAGYDCCKLKVGKRTVDEDVARVRTVRERVGDGVTLRADANGAWSRDQAQDAFDRLAPLDVAYVEQPLPTDDLAGHAELRGNGVGVALDESLVERRVDSVLDADAADVLILKPMVLGGPGNAHTLALRAREQGVKPVVTTTIDAVVARVAALHVAAAIPDVAACGLATGDRLAADLAPDPTTVTDGSMSVPQSTGLGIDPAEVEPDA
- a CDS encoding J domain-containing protein; the protein is MTETFYEVLGVPTDASTAAIEAAYRERLKETHPDVSDAADAGEATQRLIEARDVLTDEDERARYDQLGHDAYVAGERNIPDDSGSDVAEAARRAGYDESESATDRTEASTDRGTARTNAQDRARRERAARDRVAEDKNGRSTTDTDASSSNEQSTDAASETATASNSESTQRSGSTATSGFSDNAGSGATWTSSSAYSVRQTDTPSRGSLLEMPTGRGLTLFAITFALYPVLLFSALLPAFPLWVNLTIGACTLFMIGYLQSEPTIAIMVFGSWSLTTAVLLIVLNISAFSLIGALALSGTWLPFGLSLLTASVLRL
- a CDS encoding 1,4-dihydroxy-2-naphthoate polyprenyltransferase; this translates as MSTATADVSKRQAWVMAARPQTLPAGAAPVIVGMGLAVHAGVFAPVPAVAALVGALLIQIGTNFANDYYDAVKGADTDEREGFTRVTAGGLIDAEEVKRAMIATYGLAVVIGVYLVAVGGLPIVVVGLSGIAAGILYTGGPFPYGYRGLGDLFVFVYFGLVAVTGTYYVQAVASASGVGTFPMTLPPGSVTAAAITASLPAAGLSTAILVVNNIRDRETDRATGKKTLAVYLGYGWSRVEFLLMVGMAYVVPVVFAFDSQYGLAALAPLLTLPLASTISKTVLTQTDGDALNPTLERVGQTLFAHSVLFAAGLAATQLL
- a CDS encoding AMP-binding protein, which encodes MRDPFNWPTEDLVTHRAETTPDRTAMVAAASGNAVTYRELDAAVDAVAAELDRRIDAQDATVATLLPTRPAVGTLLFAAMRLGATLAPLNVELDTGTLQSQLSTVDADLLVCGDSTASLAGDIDGCPVVSVGADLSAAAVADETAATVSADETATDVTPATLSRTATQLVIFTSGTTSEPKGVQLTVGNLVASAVASSYRLGVLPDDRWLVCLPTYHMGGLAPFVRSALYGTVAVVQRSFDANATQQVFAKHEVTGVSLVPTMLSRLLDAGWEPPSSLRFVLLGGGPASETLIERCRERYVPVCPTYGMTETSSQIATARPETAFEHAGTVGQPLVFTDVTVVDDGAACDPGERGEIVVDGPTVTPGYLNGDGDAFSDHGFRTGDIGYRDADGRLWVEGRVDDRIVTGGENVDASTVAGTIREHPMVEDAAVVGLPDEEWGQRVAALVVGDVSPAVVRDYCTERLAPYEVPKTVRAVDALPRTASGTVDRSAVRSRLGTAGESNESV